The sequence below is a genomic window from Chloroflexota bacterium.
GTGGCGATGCTCGACGTGCCCGGTCGCCCGATCCAGCACGAGCAAGCGGGCGGAATCGCGCGGCTCGGCTGGCGTCTGGGCGATCAGCTCGCTGGGCAGGGCGTAGTCGTACCCGGACAATGCGTGCGCCGACAGCGAATCGGAGGAGGCGGAGGCCTTGCCGTGTTCCATGGGTCGAGACGTCCCGTTTACAGCAGCGGCTCTTGCCATTCATCCGCACGAGGCGATTTCGCGGGAGGCGTCCGACCAAGATGCTCATACGCCCGTCGGGTCACAACACGACCTCGCGGGGTACGCGCGAGAAATCCCAACTGGATGAGGAACGGCTCGTACACGTCCATAATGGTATCCGCGTCCTCGCTCGTCGCCGCGGCGATGGTGTCGATGCCGACCGGTCCGCCTCCAAACTTGTCGATGACCGTTTCCAGCACGGTCCGGTCGACCTCGTCGAGCCCGATCTCGTCGACCTCCAGGCGGGCGAGCGCATCACATGCCACCGAGCCGGTGATGACGCCGTCTGCGCGCACCTGCGCGAAGTCGCGGACCCGCTTCAGCAGTCGGTTCGCGACGCGCGGGGTCCCGCGCGACCGTCGCGCGATCTCGGCGCACGATGCATGGTCAATCCTGACATCGAGGATGAGCGCTGAACGGTTGACGATCTCGACGAGCGCGTCCTGATCGTAGTAATCGATGCGATACGTCACGCCGAAGCGGTCGCGAAGGGGTGAGCTGAGCATCGCCATTCGGGTCGTCGCCCCGATGATGGTGAACCGCTGCAGACTCAATCTGAGGCTCTGCGACGCTGCGCCCTTGCCAACGATAATGTCCCAGACGAAATCCTCCATCGCCGGGTATAGCGATTCCTCGACGATCCTGCTCAGTCGATGGATCTCATCGATGAACAGAATGTCGCCGCGATTCAAGCGCGTGAGGATCGCAGCCAGCTCGCCGGGGTGCTCGATCGCCGGCCCCGACGTGGTGCGGATGTTGACGTGCATCTCCGCAGCGATGATATTGGCGAGCGTCGTCTTACCGAGGCCGGGGGGACCATACAGGAGCACGTGCTCGAGGGGCTCCTTTCGGGCAACGGCGGCGTCGAGGAAGATCGCCAGGTTTTCCTTGATCTTCTTCTGCCCGATGAATTCGTCAAGGCTTCGCGGGCGCAGGGTGGTCTCGATGCTCTCATCTTCGATTCGAGCATTGGCGGTCAAAAGACGGTCAGTCACGCGGCCTCCTAGGACGGAAGTATACCGGTGACGCCTGCCTTCGGATTGCGCGACCTCCACGTCGCCGGCTCGGCACGCGCCGGAGTCCTGCGCACGGCCCACGGAGAGATCGACACGCCGGTCTTCATGCCCGTCGGCACCCAGGCATCGGTAAAGGGGCTGATGCCGAGCGATCTCGAATCCGCCCGCGCGTCCTGCATCCTGGCGAACACGTACCACCTCTGGCTTCGGCCTGGAGCCGAGTTGATCCGCCGCGCCGGAGGGCTGCACGCGTTCATGGGCTGGCACCACCCGATCCTCACG
It includes:
- the ruvB gene encoding Holliday junction branch migration DNA helicase RuvB, whose amino-acid sequence is MTDRLLTANARIEDESIETTLRPRSLDEFIGQKKIKENLAIFLDAAVARKEPLEHVLLYGPPGLGKTTLANIIAAEMHVNIRTTSGPAIEHPGELAAILTRLNRGDILFIDEIHRLSRIVEESLYPAMEDFVWDIIVGKGAASQSLRLSLQRFTIIGATTRMAMLSSPLRDRFGVTYRIDYYDQDALVEIVNRSALILDVRIDHASCAEIARRSRGTPRVANRLLKRVRDFAQVRADGVITGSVACDALARLEVDEIGLDEVDRTVLETVIDKFGGGPVGIDTIAAATSEDADTIMDVYEPFLIQLGFLARTPRGRVVTRRAYEHLGRTPPAKSPRADEWQEPLL